The DNA region AGGCCTGAGCCAGGGGCTGACCCCGCTCGGGGCGCGGGCGGGCGGCTCCGTACGACCATGCGTACGTACGCGAGTTGCCGCCCGTCCGGCCCCCGGTAACGATCATTCGGTGAGCCTCCCCGGACCCCTCGGCACCCCGATCCGTCTGACGGCAGCTGTTCTCGCCCTCATCGGCGTCCTCACCGTCGCCCTCCTCGGCGTCTCGCTCGCCCAGACGGGCACCGGCGAGCTGGAGATCCCCGCCGCCGGCACCATCACGCTGCTGCGGCTCCTGGTCCTCACCGCGCTCGCCGTCCAGATCGGCGAGCTCGCCGGCGTACGCCTGGCCGGCGAGGGCCCGCTGCCCCGCCGCTGGTCCGTCCCGGCCGCCGCCACCGGCGCCGCCGCCTCCGCGGGCATGCTCGTCCTCCTCGGCCGGCTCAGCGGCCTCAGCCTCGGCACCGTCTACGGGCTCCGCGAGGGCCGGCTCCTCCTCGTCACCACCAACGCGCTCGCGCTCGCCGCGCTGTGCGCCGCCACCCGCCGCCCCGCCCTCGCCCTCGGGCCGCTCGCCGTCGCCGTCGGCGCCGAGGCCATGCGCGCCCACCCCGAGGCGTACACCCCGGCGATCGGCGTCAGCCTCACCGTCGTGCACCTCACCGCCGCCTCCCTGTGGTGCGGCAGCCTCCTGTAC from Streptomyces fradiae includes:
- a CDS encoding CopD family protein — protein: MSLPGPLGTPIRLTAAVLALIGVLTVALLGVSLAQTGTGELEIPAAGTITLLRLLVLTALAVQIGELAGVRLAGEGPLPRRWSVPAAATGAAASAGMLVLLGRLSGLSLGTVYGLREGRLLLVTTNALALAALCAATRRPALALGPLAVAVGAEAMRAHPEAYTPAIGVSLTVVHLTAASLWCGSLLYVLRTMRLRGGGQDVLMRYARMAACAFAALCVTGTFSTLRRLPLDGVLSTAYGRVLLVKLALFGLTALLALTARRRMLHGADARPPARVELGVLALVVLVSALLTVVPDPHWLLP